CTGCCAACAGGTACAACACTCACTGTTAATACAAACCAGTAAATCACCTGTCTGTACCATGTCACTGCCAACAGGTACAACACTCACTGTTAATACAAACCAGTAAACACTGTCTGTACCATGTCACTGCCAACAGGTACAACACTCACTGTTAATACAAACCAGTAAATCACCTGTCTGTACCATGTCACTGCCAACAGGTACAACACTCACTGTTAATACAAACCAGTAAATCACCTGTCTGTACCATGTCATGCCAACAGGTTAAACACAGTCTCTGTCTGGTATCTCTTACCTGAGACAATTAACGTTGTTAACTGCTGAATATTTTTGGTTCTCATATTGTTCACTGCAAATACAACTGTTTTCAAGGCAGCAGCCACTGCAACATGCACCTTTGCAACAAACACATGCATGTACTTCCTGTGTCCAGAATGTGTTTCCAGCTGCTGTTTAGCTRCATTGTCCCCCAAGGTATTTCTAGGGAGCTGCAGAGCAGATCTTCCTATTCATCCACCTCAACCTGTAACAGCTGTTGAAGTGTCTACACTCTAAACAGACAGATATTAGACTTCTGCAGTATAGACAGAGTTTAGACAGTACCAGGGGAGCCCCACTGGTCCGTAGAAGACAGTGTTTGTCTAGACCACAGTCAGTTTgacaggaaagagagacagggagaattCCCCCAGCCCATGTGTTGAAGTCTCTGTAAACCTGCTCAGGTTGGGGATGATTCATCACTGAGCTCCACTGGGGTGTAAAACTGTCATTGAAGTACAGGKACAGAAACCACAACAAACACTGCCGAGAACAGCAGCAACGTAAGCACATCATTATTTTCCTTCAGGTAAACCATGTCATTTTCTCACGCTGCATTTTtgtctcttttccctccctcttttctcctcctttccctttctTCTCGCTTTCTTTCCTCCCtttgcatctctctcctcccctcacactttctctctcctccccctctcctctctttctccctttctctccccttcagTCCTATAGTATGGTGTCCAGTCCTCGTGGCCTGGCCTTGGTGATCAGTAACGTCTCCTTTGACCCCTGTGCTGCTCCTGACCTGGACtccaggaagggaggggaggtggaCGAGGAGGTCCTCAGGAAGGTGTTCACTGAGCTGGACTACATAGTCACTGTCCGGAGAGACCTCACAgctcaggtaacacacacacacacacacacacacagacacacacacacacagacagtaagaCAGTGGTGCCAAAGGTACAGCAGTGCTTCAACCAACATGGACTATATCGGTGGATCCCCCACTAGCTTCCATCTGTGGAACTCAGGTATTTGTTTGCCTTGATCTTCACATAGACCTGTTGCTATTAGAGTCATGGTGCTAGTTAGTGGAGACAGCTGTTTGTAGCATTGGTCTTTCCATGACCATGTSTTTACAATGCCAAGAACAAAGGGGGAATTTACARCTCTACACTTCCTCTCTGTATAACTAGTGGCGCTTGCACTTTGTGACAAAATGTACCAAAATAATTCTAAAAGTGCTATGTAATTAGAATATAGTGAAATACTTGATTGATCTCTCTCTATGACAGGGCATGCGGGCGTGCATTGAGCAGTTTGGCAGACGGCAGCAGCACCAGACCGTATCcagctgtgtggtgtgtctgcTGTCCCATGGAGTAGAGGGGGCTATCTACGGTACAGACGGACAGCTACTGGAGGTGTGTGTGACCTCATTCAGTTGAGAGAGAAACCCTTTCTGATGATAATAATCATATTAAttgaatctctgtctctctcagttgGACTGGGTGTTTGAGGCGTTTGACAACGCCCACTGTCCTCTACTGCAGAATAAACCCAAGATGTTCTTCATCCAGGCCTGCAGAGGAGGTGAGCTCACACActtctctctgcctcactctccctccttccctttccccAACCTCCCTCCCCGTTCTCTTCTTCTAAcccgtcttctctctgtctccctccagagGAGATGGACTGTGGGGTGGGCAGTCAGATGGGCCAGAGAGGACCAGTCTCCTGGCTGTGAACAGAGggatgcagggagggagggagagggggatggagacacaaggcagacggaggagagaggcaggctcagagtcaaaCTGCCCCAGCGCCGACATGATCTGTGGCTTCGCTCcctcaaaggtgtgtgtgttgtatgttatGTATGATGTGTGAATGTTGGATATTTTGTGGTGTTtctttgttgtggtgttgttggggCCCTACTAGGTAATGTGTGTGTGGCCTACTAGGTAATGTAGTGGCTGTGGGCCCTACTAGGTAATGTAGTGGTGTTGGGCCCTACTAGTAATGTGTGTCTGTTGGGCCCTACTAGGTAATGAGTGTCTGTTGGGCCCTACTAGGTAATGAGTGTCTGTGGGCCTACTAGGTAATGAGTGTCTGTTGGGCCCTCTAGGTAGTGCAGGGTCTGGTTGGGCCTATAGGTAATGCAGGTGTCTGTTGGAGCTACTAGTATGAACACGGGTACCTGTTTTGGCCTACTAGTAATGTAGGGTCTGTTGGCCCTACTAGGTAATGAGTGTCTGTTGGCCCTACTAAGGTAATGTTGAGTGTCTGTTTGGCCTACTAGGTAATTAGTGTCTGTGCCCCTACTAGGTAATGTAGTGTGTGGGCCCTACTAggtaatgtagtgtgtgtgggccCTACTAGGTAATTGTACGTGTCTGTTGGGCCCTGCTAGGTAATGTAGTGTCTGTTGGGCTCTACTAGGCACTGCAGCCATGAGGAACACCAAGAGAGGATCCTGGTTCATCCAAGAGGTCAACTCAGCACTCCGCTTCAGAGCCAGAGACACACACCTATCAGATATACTGgtgcaggtaaacacacacacaccacatatcacagtcatagtaaatacattttccctcaataaagtagttatcagcaaattCAGTGCTAGTAACCTTTTGTAACCTCTGTCCTCAGGTGAATGGTCGTATTAAAGACAGAGAAGGCTATGCTCCTGGCACCCCCCACCATCGCTGTAAGGAGATGTCTGAATTCACCAGCTCCCTCTGCAAAGACCTCTACCTGTTCCCCAAGTACCACCCTCAGTACTGACACGCACACATTTCTGCACCCCTACAGCACCACACccactactgacacacacacatactgttacACACAATCATAGAGGATTAATTCATTCACATTTGCTGTGCAAATTCCCTCTCACAGACAAACTCTTGGAAAGGAAAATGGAACAAGTTGTTGTAAATCTATGTGCTTGGTAATGGGCATGAAGTATACATGACTGGTATGCAGCTGATGTGTGTACCTACCTATCAGCTAGGCTTGCTATATGTGAATCTGTGCCAGTTAGAAATGGGATTGAAATGTTCTAGGAAATATTTTTAGCTCGCTAACACACCAGAATATATTTAAATGTATCGCTTTTAATTTCTTACTAAACAGTAACTTTTGGGTTTGaagattattctttttttaaacatgtattttgtatGCAGATCTATTTTTATCCATTTATTTTGTATCAAATCATTTTGAAGCTCTTTTTTGTAAGAATTGTAAAGCCCTTGTCTCctttttatattaaaaaatgtTTATTATAAAATGCATAACAWTATATGCATTAGAATAGGAAATCCCCCTGACCAAATGAAGGTATGTATCTGTGTCCATCTGATGGGCAGACAGGTGGTGGTGTAGAGTTATTGGCTGAGGATGCAGCATGGAGGGAGCTGCATTTCAATACCttactgtttttttcccctcatcctaGTAATCTGAGTCTTCCACTGAAGGATACTGGAACAAGTAGATATGATATTGGGAGTTTCATGTTTGTTAGCAATGATTTGATGTGTTATTGAGGCAACAAGTGTACTGCATTCCATTTGAGTAGAATGGAGTCATGACCATTTCTCTCACAAACAACTGTcctccccctcccatctctctacctccatgATGGGGttacggtctaaggcactgcatctYagtgcaagaggcgtcactacagtccctgtttcgaatccaggctgtcacacatccggctgtgattgggagtcccatagggcggcgcacaattggcccagcgtcgcatCATCCAGGTTTGGatagggtaggccgtcattgtaaataagaatttgttcttaactgacttgcctagttaaataaaggttaaattaaacatTTAGATTAATTAATGTTGTAACTACACTGGTATCCAGACTGTTATTACTtagatgtgatgaaagaaatgtcaacattttatttaaattagATACATTTATATGTTACACCAATGAATTATATTAGAATTCTATGTAACTGCTTGTTATCTCTGATCATCTTGCGACCTAAGTTATCTACTCAACGTTTCCTTGACCATTAAGATTTCAGTTCACAAGATGGATGTACATGGATGTTTTAAAGATGTATGGATTGATTTTAAAGCAGCTACAGTATTTTCCTTTTCGATTTGATATGCAATATTCCATAGCAATGTGTGCCATGTGAAATATGTGTTAAGTATTGTCTTTAAAATACTTGGTTTATCATTTACATAGGATGATGCATCACATTCAAGTGTATGAGCAGCAATATTGATGTTTCTCAGAAWGAGTAGCAATGTGTTTGATTCTAACAGTGTTGAAGGGAAGAGTGATATGACAGGAACAGTATGAATTGAGCTGTTGACCAACCAATCACAGAGACAATGCGTAGTGATCATCTTTATAAGGGACAGTTCTATAGAGATCCTGTTAAATTAGTATTCTAATTA
This region of Salvelinus sp. IW2-2015 linkage group LG6.1, ASM291031v2, whole genome shotgun sequence genomic DNA includes:
- the casp2 gene encoding LOW QUALITY PROTEIN: caspase-2 (The sequence of the model RefSeq protein was modified relative to this genomic sequence to represent the inferred CDS: inserted 4 bases in 2 codons) encodes the protein MLGECGMLERDKRGLRKYAVTLCKEMVVDELFIQSLQTDDILTDSMAEGILAEPTSHKRSWRLLSLLPKRGPRAFSSFCSALRDTEQQHLCALLTESPERDGERQRYVDSPLPLPTQEGMVPAKRXRTQESMEMCLDADSPITSPVLPCTPDFYLKHCQQSYSMVSSPRGLALVISNVSFDPCAAPDLDSRKGGEVDEEVLRKVFTELDYIVTVRRDLTAQGMRACIEQFGRRQQHQTVSSCVVCLLSHGVEGAIYGTDGQLLELDWVFEAFDNAHCPLLQNKPKMFFIQACRGEEMDCGVGSQMGQXEDQSPGCEQRDAGREGEGDGDTRQTEERGRLRVKLPQRXDMICGFAPSKGTAAMRNTKRGSWFIQEVNSALRFRARDTHLSDILVQVNGRIKDREGYAPGTPHHRCKEMSEFTSSLCKDLYLFPKYHPQY